The proteins below come from a single Micromonospora citrea genomic window:
- a CDS encoding TetR/AcrR family transcriptional regulator has translation MTAVGNGAQTAGRPTRLPRSARRKQLLAAAQEVFVAQGYHAAAMDDIAERAGVSKPVLYQHFPGKMELYLALLDTHCDAIVDKVHEAMRGTNDNKERVGASVRAYFDFVDHESEAFRLVFESDLRNDPAVRQRVERVEQGCIAAITDTIISDTGVSRAHAELLASGLVGAAETAAQFWLAGGRLVPKAEAEALVAALSWRGIASFPLQGESA, from the coding sequence ATGACCGCTGTGGGGAACGGTGCTCAGACCGCCGGCCGGCCCACCCGCCTGCCCCGTTCCGCGCGCCGCAAGCAACTGCTCGCCGCAGCCCAGGAGGTGTTCGTCGCCCAGGGTTACCACGCGGCGGCGATGGACGACATCGCCGAGCGCGCGGGAGTCTCCAAGCCGGTGCTCTACCAGCACTTCCCCGGCAAGATGGAGCTCTACCTCGCCCTGCTCGACACGCACTGCGACGCGATCGTCGACAAGGTGCACGAGGCCATGCGCGGCACCAACGACAACAAGGAGCGGGTCGGCGCGTCGGTGCGCGCGTACTTCGACTTCGTCGACCACGAGAGCGAGGCGTTCCGCCTCGTCTTCGAGTCGGACCTGCGCAACGACCCGGCGGTGCGGCAGCGCGTCGAGCGGGTCGAGCAGGGCTGCATCGCGGCGATCACCGACACCATCATCTCCGACACGGGCGTCAGCCGGGCACACGCCGAACTGCTCGCCTCCGGCCTGGTCGGCGCGGCCGAGACCGCCGCGCAGTTCTGGCTCGCCGGTGGCCGGCTGGTGCCGAAGGCGGAGGCGGAGGCACTGGTCGCCGCGCTCTCCTGGCGGGGCATCGCCAGCTTCCCGCTGCAAGGTGAGTCAGCCTGA
- a CDS encoding DUF3107 domain-containing protein, protein MEVKIGVQYAPRELVLESAQSPAEIEQIVTDAMAKDEGTLSLTDEKGRRVIVPVNKVAYVEIAEASPRAVGFTVR, encoded by the coding sequence GTGGAGGTCAAGATCGGCGTGCAGTACGCGCCCCGCGAGCTGGTGCTGGAGAGCGCGCAGTCGCCGGCCGAGATCGAGCAGATCGTGACCGACGCCATGGCCAAGGACGAAGGCACCCTCTCGCTGACCGACGAGAAGGGCCGCCGGGTGATCGTTCCGGTCAACAAGGTCGCCTACGTCGAGATCGCCGAGGCGTCGCCGCGGGCGGTCGGCTTCACCGTCCGCTGA